In the genome of Parcubacteria group bacterium, the window GCTTTCAACTCCGATAATGACGCCAGTCACTTTATATTTTGGCGCAACTATCAAGGGCGTCGTTGCGGCCAATCTCATTGGCGGACTTATTTTTTTCTGGATCGACAAATATATATTTAGTTCCGATAGGTCGGATATTTTTCGAAAATATCTTTTTTATCTCGGAAGATGGCAGTTAACTTCGATTACTCTTTACCCCTGTTTGCTATTATTCGGTTCAGGCTTGTCTGGAGTGATCGCAGGGAATTTTATTGGCGGATTAATTTTCTTCTGGGTGGATAAATATATTTTTTCCGACAAAATAGTTCCGACTTATTGGGAGATTGTGGAAAAATCGACTTGCTATGATTGTGGGAAAATGGGAAGAGGATATCGCATTGTTAAAGCAAAAAATTACGATAAAACAAAAGACAAGGAACCGCAATATCGCTGTGAAGAATGCTCTGCCAGAAAAACAGAAGAACTTCGGCAAAGAGGGCTTGCAATTTAGAATCCCGCGAATATCATAAAAAATAACATGTAACAGCAATTTTAGCTTCTTTGACCAAGGAGTTTTTTTTTGATAAGCTATAGTAAGCTAAATTTAACATGAAAAGCTTCAAATATTAATATTTTTGATTTTTTATTATGTCCATATTCAAGAAAATTTTTGGCTCAAATGAGAGGGAAGTCGGAAAACTTCAGCCGATTGTCGATGCAGTCAATTCTTTTGAGCCAGCTATATCAAAATTATCCGATGAAGAACTGAAAAGTAAGACGGGGGATTTGAGAAAGAGATTCGAGAGCGGAGAAACTCTGGACAATCTGCTCCCGGAAGCTTTTGCAGTTGTCCGCGAAGCGGCCAAAAGAATAATAAACGAAAGGCATTTCAATGTCCAGATTATTGGAGGAATCGTTCTTCATCAAGGAAAAATTGCTGAAATGAAGACTGGAGAAGGAAAAACATTGACCTCGACGCTGCCGATGTATCTCAATGCGCTCACAGGGAAAGGAGTGCATATTGTGACAGTGAATGATTATCTGGCCAAACGAGATTGCAATTGGATGGGATCAATTTTTCATTTTCTTGGAATTTCTACGGCTTGCATTATCCATGATCATTCATATCGCTATGAACCGAAGATTGTTGATGCCAATGAAGCGAATATAGAGATGGAAAATCTGGTTGAGATATCAAGACGCGAGGCTTATGCATCGGACATTACTTACGGAACCAACAATGAATTCGGATTTGATTATCTTCGCGATAATATGGTGCAAAGTTTTGATCAAATGGCTCAACGCGAGTTAAACTATGCTATTGTCGATGAAGTAGATTCTATTCTCATTGATGAAGCCAGAACCCCGCTTATTATTTCTGCTCCGGATATGGAGTCAACTAAGCTTTATCAAAAGTTTGCGCAAATCGTCCCAAGACTCAAAGAAAAAGATGATTATGAAGTAGATGAGAAAATGAAATCGGTAATTCTTACTGAAGCGGGAATTGCTAAAGTGGAACAACTGTTGGGAGTGGGAAATATTTATGAGCCGGGAAAAATAAGTTATGTTCACAATCTTGAACAATCGCTCAAAGCTCACGTGCTTTTTAAATTAGACAAGGATTATGTCGTGAAAGACGGAAACGTGATTATTGTTGACGATTTTACCGGACGGCTTATGGAAGGAAGGCGCTATAGCGAAGGACTCCATCAAGCAATCGAAGCCAAAGAAGGCGTGGAAGTGCAAAAAGAATCAAGAACTTTGGCAACGATTACTTTTCAAAATTATTTTCGAATGTACAACAAACTTTCTGGAATGACCGGAACGGCAATTACCAGTGCGGAAGAATTTTTCAAAGTATATAAATTAGATGTGGTGGAAATTCCAACCAACAAACCGATGGTTAGAAAAGATCTTTCCGATATGGTGTATAAAACCGAAAAAGGAAAATTTAATGCTATCGTAGAAAGAATAAAAGAAGCAAGCAGAGCCGGACAGCCGCTTCTAGTGGGAACAATTGCCATTGAAAAATCGGAATATTTAAGCGCTTTACTTCAAAGAGAAGGAATAAGTCATAGCGTTTTAAACGCCAAACAGCATGAAAAGGAAGCTCTCATTATCACTAACGCCGGCCAAAAAGGAGCTGTGACCATTGCAACCAATATGGCGGGTCGTGGAACCGACATTAAGCTTGGAGAAGGCGTCAGAGAGGTTGGAGGGCTGTATATAATCGGCACAGAGCGCCATGAGGCCAGGCGCATCGATAATCAGCTTCGAGGACGCGCAGGACGCCAGGGAGACCCGGGAGTGTCCCAATTTTATGTTTCTCTGGAAGATGAACTGATGCGCAGGTTTGGCGGAGATAAGATGAAAGGAATGATGGATAGATTGGGACTTCCTGAGGATCAACCGATTCAGAACTCGATTATTTCCAAAACCATTGAAAATGCCCAGAACAAAATAGAGGGATATAATTTCGATATCCGAAAACATGTTTTAGATTATGATGACGTAATGAACAAGCAAAGGGAAGTTGTTTACAAAAAACGGAAAGAAATTTTGGAAAAAGAAAATATTAAGAGCGAGCTCAATGATGACATCTCTGAAGAAATTGAAAGGTTAGTATCCTTCCATACGGCTGGCGATGAATATGATTGGAATTTTGATGATCTATTCTTTGAGGTTAATAATATTTTTTCGATAGCTGAAGACAGCAGAAAACAGCTCGATATTATAAAAGAAGACAAAGCAAAAAATGAAATCGAAAAAAGAGGAGTTTTGCATGAATATCTTATGGATTTAGCCAAAAGCGCTTACGGGCAGAAAGAAAAAGAAATTGGCGATGAAAATATGCGCCGGGTGGAAAAAATGATTACACTTCAGACGATAGATACTCTTTGGATGAATCATCTGGACGAAATTGATTATCTTCGGGAAGGAATCGGACTTCGAGGATATGGACAGCGCGATCCGCTTATTGAATACAAACGCGAAGCTTTCAGCTTATTTTCCAATCTAATGGAAAAAATCCGTTCTACCGTCGTCCACACAATTTTCCGAATTCAGGCAACTCCGATAAATCAAATGCAAACAGAAGAAAGGAAAAATTTACAATTTAAAGGCGCCGATTCTGATGCCCAGCAATTTGCCAGCGCTAAACAGATGCAAAGTTCAGAAGGCGGTTCTCCTCAAAAAGAGGAAGTCAAACAGAAACCGATTATTAACGATGACAAAATCGGAAGAAACGACCCCTGCCCATGCGGAAGCGGTAAAAAATATAAGAAGTGCTGTGGAAAATAAAAATCCCCTGCAGCATTTTATTGCATACAGGGGTGTTGAAAACCGCAAGAATTACGTCAGAATTGGCTGTACTCATATGTTTTGAGTATATAACCTTCTGACTCTTGCGGGAGCCTAATCCGATTTCTCCTCATTGTTAATTGAGAGAAGGCGGAGATGCGGCTCACATCTCCAGCTGGATAAATTTATAATATCAAATTTATTTAAAATATCAACTTATTAAAAATAAGATCATAGAAATAATGTATGCTTAGAATTGGAAAATATCAGCATTATAAAGGAAAGCTTTATGAAGTTATCGTAATTGCAACTCACAGTGAAACTCTGGAAAAATTAGTTGTGTATCAAGCAATGTATGGAAAGAAAAAATTATGGGCAAGACCATTTGATATGTTCAATGAAAGAGTTTTAATAAAAGGGAAAAAGATCAAGAGATTTGAATTTATTTCAAAAAAATAATCTTACTACAGTATTACAGTATGCTGTAGCAAGATAATTAGTAGTATTGCGATAAAAAAATATGGAAGAGAATAATTTTAAAAAAATTAAAGGATCAACTTTTATTCTTCAAAGAAAGGACGAAAAAATATTAATGCAATTGAGGGACGGTAAATCAAAGCACTATCCGAATATGTGGTGTTTTCCCGGCGGAAGAGGGGAAAAAGGAGAAAAGATAAAAGATACAATTGCAAGAGAGGCAAAAGAAGAGTTCAATATTGATTTAAAATTGCAGAATTGCAAGTTGATAGCGAAATATAGCCTTCCCTACGTACCTATAACTGATTACGTATTTTTATGCAAGATTGATGAAGATCAAAAAACAAAGTTGCGTGAAGGCGCTAAAATGCAGTGGATGAGCATTAAGGAAATTAGAAAACTTAAACTAGGTTTTGGACAAGAAATCATAATGCCCTATTTATTAAAAAATTTATAATTTTATGGAAGAAAATAGACCAAGAATCGGAATCGGCGTAATGATTTTTAAGAATGGGAAAATTTTGCTGGGAAAAAGAAAGGGTTCTCATGGAGAAGGAGAGTATGCTTTTCCGGGCGGGCATTTGGAATATATGGAATCAATTGAGGAAGGCGCGCTTCGAGAATTAGCGGAAGAATGCGGAATAAAAATAAAAAATCTGAGATTTCAATTTGTGGCTAATGTAAGGAAATATAAGCCCAAGCATTATATTCATTTTGGAATGGTGGCCGATTGGAAAAGCGGAGAACAGAAAATATTAGAGCCAGACAAGATGGAAAGCTGGAATTGGCATAGCTTGAATAAATTGCCGAAACCCATGTTTGAATTCTGCAAGCTGGCGGTAAAAAGTTATAAAACTAAAGATAATTATTTTGATAATTTATGATCGCGTTTGAAAAATCAGTCGGAGCAGTGATTTTTAGAAAAAAAGATAATAATATTTTTTATCTTCTGCTTGATTATGGAAAAATGAAAAATGGAAATGATTATTGGGGTTTTGTGAAAGGACACACAGAAAAAGGCGAGACTGAAGAAGAAACGATGCGTCGGGAAGTCTTTGAAGAAACCGGAATATCTAATTTAAAAATGATTTCTGATTTCTGTGAAAATAATCGCTATTTTTATCGCGCTTCTGGAGAAGAAAAAAAAGAGAGAAAGAGAAACGGGCGAAAAACATTGATTGCAAAAAAAGCAGTATTTCTTTTGGCGGAAACAAAATCAGAAAATGTCAGACTCTCTGATGAGCATATTGATTTTGTTTGGCTTCCATTTGAAGAGGCACTAAAGCAGTTAACCTATAAAAGTTCCCAAAAAACCCTTGAAAAAGCCGATAGATTTCTTGAAAAAAGTTTATGCTAGACTAAAAATAGCAGTTTTGACTTTATGCCTATTTTGGGTTATTATTAACGAACCTTAAAACAAAAACAAAATAGGGGTTTTAGAAACCATAATGAGTTAGGTTAGTTTTTTTTATGTTTAAAAAATTAGAAAATATATCTAAAATAATAGGCGGTTTATTTGGCAAGGTTTCCCAGGACATTGGAATTGATCTTGGAACAGCTAACACGCTGGTCTATGTGAAAGGCAAGGGGATTGTCATTAATGAACCTTCAGTTGTGGCGGTCAACAAAAAAACTGGTCAAATTCTTGCCATCGGGAAAGATGCCAAAAGAATGGTCGGAAAAACTCCGGGACATATTGTGGCCACAAGGCCTTTAGTTGACGGGGTGGTGAGCGACTTTGAAATTACCGAACAAATGCTCCGCCATTTTATTAATAAGGTTGGAAAGCAATCCTTTTCTTTGATACCGAGGCCGAGAGTTCTAATTGGAATTCCTTCTGGAATAACCGAAGTGGAAAAAAGAGCAGTGATCGATGCGGCGACTAATGCCGGGGCGAGGGAAGCTTATCTTATTGATGAACCGATGGCGGCGGCGATTGGGGCGCGTCTTCCTATTACTGAAGCAGCCGGAAATATGGTAGTTGATATCGGAGGAGGAACTTCAGAAATTGCAGTCATATCTTTGGGAGGAGTAGTAATATCCAGAAGTCTTCGGGTGGCTGGCGATGAAATGAATGAAGACATTGTCAGATATTGCCGTGATGAATTTAATCTTC includes:
- a CDS encoding rod shape-determining protein — its product is MFKKLENISKIIGGLFGKVSQDIGIDLGTANTLVYVKGKGIVINEPSVVAVNKKTGQILAIGKDAKRMVGKTPGHIVATRPLVDGVVSDFEITEQMLRHFINKVGKQSFSLIPRPRVLIGIPSGITEVEKRAVIDAATNAGAREAYLIDEPMAAAIGARLPITEAAGNMVVDIGGGTSEIAVISLGGVVISRSLRVAGDEMNEDIVRYCRDEFNLLIGEKTAEDAKIAIGSAYPMKEAMTMPMRGRDLISGLPKEVMANDEQIRQALSRSIRIIINNIKSVVEDTPPELLADVMQRGIILAGGGSLIRGMDKLVANQTEMPVRMMEDPLTAVVRGTGIVLEDLENLKYVLVENEYAKSLI
- a CDS encoding NUDIX domain-containing protein, coding for MIAFEKSVGAVIFRKKDNNIFYLLLDYGKMKNGNDYWGFVKGHTEKGETEEETMRREVFEETGISNLKMISDFCENNRYFYRASGEEKKERKRNGRKTLIAKKAVFLLAETKSENVRLSDEHIDFVWLPFEEALKQLTYKSSQKTLEKADRFLEKSLC
- a CDS encoding NUDIX domain-containing protein, with product MEENNFKKIKGSTFILQRKDEKILMQLRDGKSKHYPNMWCFPGGRGEKGEKIKDTIAREAKEEFNIDLKLQNCKLIAKYSLPYVPITDYVFLCKIDEDQKTKLREGAKMQWMSIKEIRKLKLGFGQEIIMPYLLKNL
- a CDS encoding NUDIX domain-containing protein codes for the protein MEENRPRIGIGVMIFKNGKILLGKRKGSHGEGEYAFPGGHLEYMESIEEGALRELAEECGIKIKNLRFQFVANVRKYKPKHYIHFGMVADWKSGEQKILEPDKMESWNWHSLNKLPKPMFEFCKLAVKSYKTKDNYFDNL
- a CDS encoding DUF1653 domain-containing protein, translating into MLRIGKYQHYKGKLYEVIVIATHSETLEKLVVYQAMYGKKKLWARPFDMFNERVLIKGKKIKRFEFISKK
- the secA gene encoding preprotein translocase subunit SecA — encoded protein: MSIFKKIFGSNEREVGKLQPIVDAVNSFEPAISKLSDEELKSKTGDLRKRFESGETLDNLLPEAFAVVREAAKRIINERHFNVQIIGGIVLHQGKIAEMKTGEGKTLTSTLPMYLNALTGKGVHIVTVNDYLAKRDCNWMGSIFHFLGISTACIIHDHSYRYEPKIVDANEANIEMENLVEISRREAYASDITYGTNNEFGFDYLRDNMVQSFDQMAQRELNYAIVDEVDSILIDEARTPLIISAPDMESTKLYQKFAQIVPRLKEKDDYEVDEKMKSVILTEAGIAKVEQLLGVGNIYEPGKISYVHNLEQSLKAHVLFKLDKDYVVKDGNVIIVDDFTGRLMEGRRYSEGLHQAIEAKEGVEVQKESRTLATITFQNYFRMYNKLSGMTGTAITSAEEFFKVYKLDVVEIPTNKPMVRKDLSDMVYKTEKGKFNAIVERIKEASRAGQPLLVGTIAIEKSEYLSALLQREGISHSVLNAKQHEKEALIITNAGQKGAVTIATNMAGRGTDIKLGEGVREVGGLYIIGTERHEARRIDNQLRGRAGRQGDPGVSQFYVSLEDELMRRFGGDKMKGMMDRLGLPEDQPIQNSIISKTIENAQNKIEGYNFDIRKHVLDYDDVMNKQREVVYKKRKEILEKENIKSELNDDISEEIERLVSFHTAGDEYDWNFDDLFFEVNNIFSIAEDSRKQLDIIKEDKAKNEIEKRGVLHEYLMDLAKSAYGQKEKEIGDENMRRVEKMITLQTIDTLWMNHLDEIDYLREGIGLRGYGQRDPLIEYKREAFSLFSNLMEKIRSTVVHTIFRIQATPINQMQTEERKNLQFKGADSDAQQFASAKQMQSSEGGSPQKEEVKQKPIINDDKIGRNDPCPCGSGKKYKKCCGK